A segment of the Bacteriovorax sp. PP10 genome:
CACACTTGTGGCCTTTAGCTTTATTTACAATGGACCGGAGAAAGGAAGCCAGGTGACTCACTTTTATGATCAGCTGATTGCCGAAATTCTCGATAAAGATCAACCTAGTCCAATTGCTCAAAGATAAATTTAAGTCGTTGCTACTAAAAATTCTTCACCACTCGAGGGCTTCAGTCCATCGCTTCTTCCTGTGAAGTAGCGCTGAATAATATCATCTCTTGATATATGATTGGCCGTTTTGAAACCGGCCTCGCGTGCTAACTCCATTATCTCTGACGGTGCAAAGAAGCTGATAAATGGCGTTCCTGCGGCACGTGCTCGCTCATACACCATTTGGTGCAAGGCCCTTTCTTCCGCATCAATAAGCTCTAGAGTAAGAATGAATGTCATCGCAAGAATAGAGCCTGGAGCAAATTTGGCAATCTGACGTAAGGTCATCAGGTTTGCTTCTTTCGAGAGATAGGGCGATACTCCAGTTGAGGCGATAAGCGCAGGCTTCTTTACATCAAATCCACTTGCTATCAATTTTTCCGGCCATGAATCACCGGCTTCGAAATTGACGGGGACAAGATGCAAATTATCTGGGATACCAAAACCAAGTTCGGTTAAACGGCGTCGTTTCCAATCTTGTGTTTCAGGTTGATCAATTTCAAAAATTTGAAGCTTAGATGCGAGATCAGGTCGACGTTGAGCAAACGTATCAAGGCCTGCTCCAAGAATGACATATTGATTAATTCCTTGATTCATTTTTTCTATGACCAAGTCTTCGATCACGCGAGCACGACCCACGATTGATGCACGGTAACCGCTAGTGCCCTGTGGATGCATGTCTTGACGTTGTCGCCAGTCTGAATCAGGGTTTGCTAGCTGTAGTCCAATTTCGTCTTCAAGTATATGTGGTAACGAATCAACCTGAACATGCATGGCCCTCCATAGAGCGACTCTTACGGCCGAACTATCTGGTGCACTGGTTGGTTTGTTATCCATGATGAACTCCTAATCAGAAAAATTATCAAATATAAGGCTACTGCCAAAGATTAATGATGAAAAGATTCTCAATTTTGTTATTTTTTTATTGTTCACAACAGCAGCAGTAATCATCATTTCATAAACATAAGCTAGAATTGAGTAATCCTGATTGATTTAGTCAAATATGATAAATTTTAACATTTATATGTTTAGCCGATAAACAAGCATGAAAAGATCCTTGATCATTATCAACATTGTTGCTCTCTTCCTTACATCATGTGGATCTATAAGACCGCAGGCGGAGCGCATTCCTGCTGCAGACTCCACATGCCAGGAAATAATCAAAGCATTTTTTCAAGAAGAGAAAAGTGACTCACTGGAGGCAGACTTAAAGGCCTTCTTAAAAATTGATATGACTGATGAAGAGGCGAATGACTTCTTTAAAGAGTTTAGCGATTCAAAACTTTCAACTCTCGATGAAGATACACTCAGAGCAATTTTTCTTTATGGTAAAGAAGATGCCAGTGTCAGACGCGATCTGCTTAAAGAATTTCATCATCAACTATCCGGTAAGGATATCGATGAAAATGACA
Coding sequences within it:
- a CDS encoding class I SAM-dependent methyltransferase, whose product is MDNKPTSAPDSSAVRVALWRAMHVQVDSLPHILEDEIGLQLANPDSDWRQRQDMHPQGTSGYRASIVGRARVIEDLVIEKMNQGINQYVILGAGLDTFAQRRPDLASKLQIFEIDQPETQDWKRRRLTELGFGIPDNLHLVPVNFEAGDSWPEKLIASGFDVKKPALIASTGVSPYLSKEANLMTLRQIAKFAPGSILAMTFILTLELIDAEERALHQMVYERARAAGTPFISFFAPSEIMELAREAGFKTANHISRDDIIQRYFTGRSDGLKPSSGEEFLVATT